The sequence ACATAGAATGCATGGGCAATTTTGCATtgtttgtaaaataaatcacagtGGTCTAAAGAACATCATACTTGTCCAAATGGCTATAAAAGCCTCTAAGCGTCTCCTACAATATACTGAAATAATATCAGCAGTACTTTGAGTGATCCAGATTCTCCCTGAATGAACCTCATTTGTATTTCATAATCATATTGCACGGGGCTACAAGGAAAATAAACTAGTGCCCATACCAGTGCATGGCTTGATGGTTTTGTCACTTAGTTGGTCCCACATGGTGCCTCTACTGCCATGATGCATGGCACAGTGAGCCCATTCTGAATCAAATGAGGCAGGGCAGCTCTCCAGGCCCGTATTACAAGCACTGCGCAAACACTCACATCTGTGCTGGAGCCACCATCATCTTTGATAACATCatcatcttttttgtttttatatacatatttttttggaCATCATCATCTCTTTGCTAAAGGCCCAATCTGTAATTGCACTTTAGTGCTGACCATTGAAACACTATTTCACCCTGCTactgctttgtttacatagtgatttagACATTTCCTGATTAAGATATTTTTCACTCTAAATTTTATGGTCCAAACTTTGGATTCAGAGACTGTAGCATGTAAAATTTTCCACCAAATGGTGTATCTTAGCATGTGACAGGTAAATATGAGTATGACAGTAAAACTTTTGTTcacatttgtaatgtttgtaaatAAGGGAGTAAAACAgatatttttactttgttacgAAAGTTCCAAAAATATTTTCCCTCTACAATTCAAACTCTCCAACAATATAATTAAATACACCCAAAATTTAGATGCTCATATAAATTCAGCATGCTTACAAGGACATGGCCAGTGAAGATATTGCCTCCAGCAAAATCAAATTAACATTTTATAGAAGTATCAAGTCACATACGTGATTGATGTAACTCAAATTAAATATTTATGATCATGGCTACTTTATGACCAGAAAAGAGTGCAACCTGTGTGCTATACAGACAAAAGCTACTTTTCCCCCTGAGATTTGCATCCCTCACTGGCCATCCAAATCGTACAGTGTGCTGTAGACACTTCCTGTTTCTTAATTAAGTGAAATTTTTACAACTCTCTGAGGTAGCTCTACTATTGTTGCTTTATGAGCCACATGAGGATCAATGGCTGCCCTGAGGAGAGGGTCAAAAATAGTGGCCAACAAGTCCATAAAACACACTATAAACTATGGTCTATTACATCTCCTCAGACATATAAACTGCGTTGAGTGTGGTCACACAGTACTAGATGACTTGTTCTCACTGTTTTTATGGGGGACATTTTAGAAGAGAAAGTGTTTAAAATGAGtcaaagtagttttttttatactaAAAGATAATCACCAGGAGGAAACAACTAGTACACTCTTGGTTTTATATCTGGTTTTATGTCCACTGtagctctgtaaagcactttgtgacaaatgCATTGTTTAACCATTTATGGCTAATTGTGGGAGTTAACGGGGTGGGAGTAAATCCTTGTTCACGTGCGCACAATTTCAAGTTGATTGAGATTTATAAAGGGAAACTGGCGCACTGGAGGGCATGCGTAACTTTTATACATCACAACATTTTTTGCCGTAtgcaggttagggttagactccGGACTTCTGCTTACGAAGCCTTTTAGTGTGGAATCCACACAAggttttatacatgaggcccctgATCTATTTGCTCAATGGTCAACTGGTCCATTTAGACTAAAGAAATGCACCCCATGTCCTAATGTGCCATGTCCATGCCCTAGAATTAATCAGGGCAAATTCTCAACACAGTGGTTTGAAAGTAGAATGTGAGATGTTGTATTGGAACCAAGTGTTAAAATGATAGGCAGATGAATATTAAGCCTTGTGAGCTTACCACCTGCAGGATAGGGGTCAGGTTCAATGCCTGTTAGGCAAAGGTCAGGGGTGGAGTAGACCTAGGAATTGTGGACCTTGGCAACAGAAACTGGCTCTTGGCACATGGAACGTAACCTCTCTGGGGGGTAAGGAGTCTGAGAGGTAACAATTAAATATAGTGGGGCTCATCTCATGAGTCCCTGGCTGGCTGCTGCAAAGTTGTAGTTTGTCTGTAGTAACTCTGTAGTTTGTCTCTAGTCATATCAGTTTGGTCACTTCAATGCGACTAAGACTTGGGGAGAACAAAACAGCCTAAAACAGCAGTTTGGTACTCAGCCTTCtaagagatggtgagagaggtGCTGGAGGAGGCTACACCCGCCAACTCCATAGTCCTACTAGGAGATTTCAACCTGATTTATAGACCCAGTGGCTGATGTATAGACCTGATGTATAGACCCAGTGACTGAGTATAGACCTTATGTACAGACTGttcatgcaatgtcccactggTTAGATTTAACTACCAGCCATCAAATTGTAGTTACACATTTCGATTGTGACCAGCATTCAAATCCAattttgtactgtactgtacaaaaCAGTGAATGAGCACAACTTTTTAGATTCAACATTTTGGTTGTGTATGCAGAATGTAGGGaccttcattttcattttcttcatttttagtTTTATCAATTGAGGTGATAGATTTCCTCATactttgaaagggttttattgCCAATcattaaataaaacactttatGAGTAGTGAAATATCATTGAATCGAACAGAAAGTGaagtaaaacaaattatgaaaaatatttgcaaataatattTTCTCTATATCTCTATAATCTTCTCTCCAAAATGTTAAAAACAAGATGTTTGCAATGCtgtcaaatataaataaatcattctgccttgttttcagatcTGGAATGACTACAAACTCAGATGGGATCCCAAAGATTTTGGAGGTGTAGAGTTTATCCGAGTGCCATCCAACAGGATATGGAAGCCAGACATTGTGCTGTACAACAAGTGAGTTCAACAAGAAATTCAAAAGCCTGGCTCAACAACTTTATTGGTCGTTGGTTGCAATTACAACAAAGATTTGAACACTGAGTACAGGGTTGCTACACAGTGACAAGCTATCATACCAGTCTCCATTGACATGCTCGTTTTATGTGCAAATCCATGGGTTATTTATGTTCTACATATTCTTAATGGAGTGTACGTGAGGAACATCAGAAAGTGCAATTTGATGATGAAGCCACAAGGCATCTTTTTTGATTAATGTCCCTGTGACACAATAGTCAATTGTTTATATCCTTCAATCTAATCTTCAATGACTCATCTGTCTGCCAACCTCATTCCAtcaccctgctctctctctctctctctctctctctctctctctctactgtcattCCACAGTGCAGTCGGAGACTTCCAGGTGGATGACAAAACTAAGGCCCTGCTTCGTTACAATGGTGATGTGACCTGGATCCCTCCAGCCATATTCAAGAGCTCCTGCAAGATCGACGTCACTTACTTCCCCTTCGACTACCAAAACTGCACCATGAAGTTTGGCTCCTGGACCTACGACAAGGCCAAGATTGATCTGGTGCTGATTGGCTCAACCATCAACCTCAGGGACTTCTGGGAGAGCGGCGAATGGACGATCATTGATGCCCCTGGTTACAAACATGACATTAAGTACAACTGCTGCGAGGAAATCTACACGGACATCACCTACTCTTTGTACATCCGCCGCCTGCCTCTTTTCTACACCATCAATATGATCATCCCCTGCCTCCTCATCTCATTCCTCACTGTGCTGGTCTTCTACTTGCCCTCAGATTGTGGAGAGAAAATCACGCTGTGTATCTCGGTCCTGCTCTCTCTAACTGTGTTCCTGCTGGTCATTACAGAGACCATCCCCTCCACCTCGCTGGTCATCCCCCTGATTGGGGAGTACCTCCTCTTCACCATGATTTTTGTCACTCTCTCCATCGTCATCACTGTTTTCGTGCTGAACGTCCACTACCGCACGCCAAAGACCCACACTATGCCCTGCTGGGTGCGTAGTGTGTTCCTGGGACTGCTGCCCAGGGTGATGTTCATGACCAGGCCGGAGAGAGACCCGGAGGGGGTGGCAGTGGCCGGTGCTGTTCAGTCGCTGCATTCTAGGCCCTGTGCCATCCATTCATCAGGTACTCTGCAAAAGCAGCATAAACCTCAGGCCCTGGCCTCCAGCGTGGTGTCCAGCCTGGCTCACCGCCAACGGCTTTTCATCAGTACAGAGCTCTCCAACCTCAACAACTTGAGTGGAGACCCGGCCAAAGCTCCCGGCTCTGGGCTCCTGTGCCGCGAGGGCCGTTGCAACTGCTGCTGGCACCAGAGGTCCACCAAGCTACCTGCAGACTCCgggggagggagtggagggctGGGCAGCCTGGGGGCCTCCTGTGGAGGCGGTGCTGTTGGGGTTGGAGGGGCCGGTGGAGGGGGAAGCCCATGCTCCAGCTCAGAGTCTCTGGATGGAGGACTAATGTCCCTGTCGTCCCTCTCACCAGAGGTCAGGGAGGCTATTGAGAGTGTCAAGTACATAGCAGAGAACATGAGACTACAGAATGAAGCAAAGGAGGTAAGTACATTCAAACAAGCAGGGGGGCATTTTACAGGGGACAAAGGAGGAAGGAATCCCATGGGTTAGAACTACAGGGATCCACTTT is a genomic window of Centroberyx gerrardi isolate f3 chromosome 1, fCenGer3.hap1.cur.20231027, whole genome shotgun sequence containing:
- the chrna3 gene encoding neuronal acetylcholine receptor subunit alpha-3; this encodes MKAQFLFILPTCSFLLFLLSGGTCSEAEHKLFTVIFSSYNQYIRPVENVSDPVIVQFEVSMSQLVKVDEINQIMETNLWLRHIWNDYKLRWDPKDFGGVEFIRVPSNRIWKPDIVLYNNAVGDFQVDDKTKALLRYNGDVTWIPPAIFKSSCKIDVTYFPFDYQNCTMKFGSWTYDKAKIDLVLIGSTINLRDFWESGEWTIIDAPGYKHDIKYNCCEEIYTDITYSLYIRRLPLFYTINMIIPCLLISFLTVLVFYLPSDCGEKITLCISVLLSLTVFLLVITETIPSTSLVIPLIGEYLLFTMIFVTLSIVITVFVLNVHYRTPKTHTMPCWVRSVFLGLLPRVMFMTRPERDPEGVAVAGAVQSLHSRPCAIHSSGTLQKQHKPQALASSVVSSLAHRQRLFISTELSNLNNLSGDPAKAPGSGLLCREGRCNCCWHQRSTKLPADSGGGSGGLGSLGASCGGGAVGVGGAGGGGSPCSSSESLDGGLMSLSSLSPEVREAIESVKYIAENMRLQNEAKEVQDDWKYVAMVIDRIFLWVFVLVCILGTAGLFLQPLLLGEDI